In one Halorubrum sp. CBA1229 genomic region, the following are encoded:
- a CDS encoding DEAD/DEAH box helicase, producing MKVADAVPEFADAFGFEEFNRMQRESLPGILETDHNVVASAPTASGKTALAELAICKTLSEGGTALFIAPLRALTNEKESEWERFEELGYSVYVVSGERDLNPRRAERADVLVTTPEKADSATRKHDSARYSFVTDVDCVVIDEVHLLDSEKRGAVLEVTVSRLRRLQDPRVVALSATMPNIADVAEWLDAPAETTYEFGDEYRPVDLETGVKTYSHGSNAFADKYRRLYRALDLAEPHVREDGQALVFVSSRQDTVQAAKKARDEITDRDIPIDSRDDYDFHNEAKELTNDTLRQSVTDGVGFHHAGLGKEDRDRVEEWFKQGKIKLLFSTSTLAWGVNLPARCVVIRDTKYHDPLEGETDISPLDVLQMLGRAGRPGYDDVGYGWVVCDRGDADKYRKLLREGKEIESRLAAELESHLNAEIAMGTIRGLEDVMEWLETTFYYVRAESKPDAYDFGTLRDRVRDTLDSLVDDGFVAADDDLAIEPTGLGRLASKYYLRLDTARRFRRLADRETLTVDRILEAVASAGEFDSVSARSAESDAVDRILDGHDTDLEDGHRKVFAILLAGMADAIPSDLRSDAWVIRQNALRLLAALAEFLDRFAGPRAANLACRVEARVEHGVSREAVALTAIDGVGSGRAERLADAGLTSPAAVVDAGADALENAGMSGSVAERIVDAARDCPRIDVDWGDFPDAVAVGENEMCEVAVATRSGSARTGIRVTVNDVEMTARTTYLDGETPVPVGVFGPPDADELEFVVEVVFPDLPLMPVRATRTVRVE from the coding sequence GTGAAGGTCGCGGACGCGGTGCCGGAGTTCGCCGACGCGTTCGGCTTCGAGGAGTTCAACCGGATGCAACGCGAGTCGCTGCCGGGCATCCTCGAGACCGACCACAACGTCGTCGCCTCCGCGCCGACGGCCTCGGGGAAGACCGCGCTCGCCGAGCTCGCTATCTGCAAGACCCTCTCGGAGGGCGGCACAGCGCTCTTTATCGCTCCCCTCCGCGCGCTCACCAACGAGAAGGAGAGCGAGTGGGAGCGCTTCGAGGAGCTCGGCTACTCCGTCTACGTCGTCTCCGGCGAGCGCGACCTCAACCCGCGCCGCGCCGAGCGCGCGGACGTGCTCGTGACGACCCCCGAGAAGGCCGACAGCGCCACCCGAAAGCACGACTCCGCGCGCTACTCGTTCGTCACCGACGTCGACTGCGTCGTCATCGACGAGGTCCACCTGCTCGACAGCGAGAAGCGCGGTGCGGTGCTCGAGGTGACGGTCTCGCGGCTCCGTCGGCTGCAGGACCCCCGCGTCGTCGCGCTCTCGGCGACGATGCCGAACATCGCGGACGTCGCAGAGTGGCTCGACGCGCCCGCGGAGACGACCTACGAGTTCGGCGACGAGTACCGCCCGGTCGACCTCGAGACCGGGGTGAAGACGTACTCGCACGGCTCGAACGCCTTCGCCGACAAGTACCGGCGGCTCTACCGCGCGCTCGATCTGGCCGAGCCGCACGTGCGCGAGGACGGGCAGGCCTTGGTGTTCGTCTCCTCGCGGCAGGACACGGTGCAGGCGGCCAAGAAGGCCCGCGACGAGATCACCGACCGCGACATCCCGATCGACTCGCGGGACGATTACGACTTCCACAACGAGGCGAAGGAGCTCACCAACGACACGCTCCGCCAGTCCGTTACCGACGGCGTCGGCTTCCACCACGCCGGGCTCGGGAAGGAGGATCGCGACCGCGTCGAGGAGTGGTTCAAGCAGGGGAAGATCAAGCTGCTCTTCTCGACGTCGACGCTCGCGTGGGGGGTGAACCTCCCGGCGCGCTGCGTCGTCATCCGCGACACGAAGTACCACGACCCGCTGGAGGGCGAGACGGACATCTCGCCGCTCGACGTGCTCCAGATGCTCGGGCGCGCGGGCCGGCCCGGCTACGACGACGTGGGGTACGGCTGGGTGGTCTGCGACCGCGGGGACGCCGACAAGTACCGGAAACTGCTCCGGGAGGGCAAGGAGATCGAGTCCCGACTCGCCGCCGAGCTCGAGTCGCACCTCAACGCGGAGATCGCGATGGGGACCATTCGGGGATTGGAGGACGTGATGGAGTGGCTGGAGACGACCTTCTACTACGTCCGCGCCGAGTCGAAGCCCGACGCGTACGACTTCGGCACCCTCCGCGACCGCGTGCGCGACACCCTCGACTCGCTCGTCGACGACGGGTTCGTCGCGGCCGACGACGACCTCGCGATCGAGCCGACGGGGCTCGGCCGGCTCGCCTCGAAGTACTACCTCCGTCTCGACACCGCCCGTCGCTTCCGGCGGCTCGCCGACCGAGAGACGCTGACGGTCGACCGGATCTTGGAGGCGGTCGCGTCGGCCGGCGAGTTCGACTCGGTGTCGGCGCGGTCGGCCGAGTCGGACGCGGTCGACCGGATCCTCGACGGCCACGACACCGACTTGGAGGACGGGCACCGCAAGGTGTTCGCCATCCTGCTCGCCGGGATGGCCGACGCGATCCCCTCGGACCTGCGGTCGGACGCGTGGGTGATCCGGCAGAACGCGCTCCGCCTGCTGGCCGCGCTCGCGGAGTTCCTCGACCGGTTCGCCGGTCCGCGCGCCGCCAACCTCGCGTGCCGCGTCGAGGCGCGCGTCGAGCACGGCGTTTCGCGGGAAGCGGTCGCGCTCACAGCGATCGACGGGGTCGGCTCCGGCCGCGCGGAGCGGCTCGCGGACGCCGGCCTTACCTCCCCTGCGGCCGTCGTCGACGCCGGCGCCGACGCTCTGGAGAACGCCGGGATGAGCGGCTCCGTCGCCGAGCGGATCGTCGACGCCGCCCGCGACTGCCCCCGGATCGACGTCGACTGGGGCGACTTCCCCGACGCGGTCGCCGTCGGCGAGAACGAGATGTGCGAGGTCGCGGTCGCGACCCGCTCCGGGAGCGCCCGCACGGGGATCCGGGTCACCGTCAACGACGTGGAGATGACCGCGCGGACGACGTACCTCGACGGCGAGACGCCGGTCCCGGTCGGCGTCTTCGGTCCCCCAGACGCCGACGAACTGGAGTTCGTCGTCGAGGTCGTCTTCCCCGACCTGCCGCTGATGCCCGTGCGGGCCACGCGGACGGTCCGGGTGGAGTAG
- a CDS encoding RimK/LysX family protein, which produces MSEASGSDPPKTADTAAGVRVGVLSFHNSKETKAILNAVRALGHEPVWLREENVRSWIEDESLRFDPDVEVVANRLLTTKAVQPLDDLGVATSYAASRPVLNPPDVVVRAIHKYGAAATLTAAGIPVPEAYLALSHRTINEGNRLAGERAVHKSAIGTNGDRMAVVGADDAVSPYIARRRAFLQEFIDTGTERPFDVRAYVVGGRVVAAMKRYAPSDEWRTNVAVGGEVEDFTADLPEEAARLSREAADALDLDYAGVDLLCRDGAWYVLEVNVTAGFKGLFEATGISPAPHIAALAIDRGGGRVDPDRVAELAETLDDSVPECKPPTDPEPERSTTIGYTERVTVSAGQQAVDVIAKSDTGAQRTSIDFDVAAEIGAGPIIDTVYVKSGSRTGRQKRPVVEIDVKIGNRWQTVTASIEDRNHMTYPVLLGRDLLDGYRVDITKREREE; this is translated from the coding sequence ATGAGCGAGGCCTCGGGTTCGGATCCGCCGAAAACAGCGGACACGGCTGCAGGCGTTCGGGTTGGGGTGTTGAGCTTCCACAACAGCAAAGAGACCAAGGCGATCCTCAACGCCGTTCGCGCGCTCGGTCACGAGCCGGTCTGGCTCCGCGAGGAGAACGTCCGGTCTTGGATCGAGGACGAGAGCCTCCGTTTCGACCCCGACGTGGAGGTCGTCGCGAACCGGCTGTTGACGACGAAGGCGGTCCAGCCGCTCGACGATCTCGGCGTCGCGACGAGCTACGCCGCGTCGCGTCCCGTGTTGAACCCGCCGGACGTCGTCGTCCGGGCCATTCACAAGTACGGCGCCGCGGCGACGCTCACCGCGGCCGGGATCCCGGTTCCGGAGGCTTACCTGGCGCTCTCACACCGGACGATCAACGAAGGCAACCGCCTCGCGGGCGAGAGGGCCGTCCACAAGTCCGCCATCGGGACGAACGGAGACCGGATGGCGGTCGTCGGCGCGGACGACGCCGTCTCCCCGTACATCGCCCGGCGGCGGGCGTTCCTGCAGGAGTTTATCGACACCGGCACGGAGCGGCCGTTCGACGTCCGCGCGTACGTCGTCGGCGGGCGCGTCGTCGCCGCGATGAAGCGGTACGCGCCGTCGGACGAGTGGCGCACGAACGTCGCCGTCGGCGGCGAAGTCGAGGACTTCACCGCCGATCTTCCCGAGGAGGCGGCGCGGCTGTCGCGGGAGGCGGCGGACGCGCTCGACCTCGATTACGCCGGCGTGGACCTGCTGTGCCGCGACGGCGCGTGGTACGTTCTGGAGGTCAACGTGACGGCGGGATTTAAAGGGCTCTTCGAGGCAACCGGGATCAGTCCCGCCCCGCACATCGCCGCCCTCGCGATCGATCGGGGCGGCGGCCGCGTGGACCCCGACCGCGTCGCTGAACTCGCGGAGACGCTGGACGATTCGGTCCCGGAGTGTAAACCCCCGACCGACCCGGAGCCGGAGAGATCGACGACGATCGGCTACACCGAGCGCGTGACGGTGAGCGCGGGTCAGCAGGCGGTCGACGTGATCGCCAAATCGGACACCGGCGCCCAGCGGACGAGCATCGACTTCGACGTCGCCGCGGAGATCGGCGCCGGTCCGATCATCGACACGGTCTACGTGAAGTCCGGATCGCGAACCGGGCGACAGAAGCGCCCGGTCGTGGAGATCGATGTCAAAATCGGGAATCGCTGGCAGACCGTGACCGCGAGCATCGAGGACCGAAATCATATGACGTACCCCGTACTCCTCGGTCGGGACCTCCTCGACGGCTACCGCGTGGATATCACGAAACGGGAACGCGAAGAGTGA
- a CDS encoding topoisomerase DNA-binding C4 zinc finger domain-containing protein yields MPERLRVFAGDCRVTERGDRSRTHRGRVVVLIKPDDTTLVHDADGYQPVAWLTRPDSVVVEGDGGGFSVTARDGTRRLRVVAEEATAGRALPITEAGIPVGTCPEDGGPLVRSRGDVVCLDCEERWGLPAGASVTDATCDDCGLPKLRVERGEPFHLCLDPACDPMEAAVSDRFDRVWDCPDCDGELTVNSAPGRVYLGCENYPDCETTFSIPAGVVVDECACGLPVFETATGRDCIDGSCERGARAAGEEK; encoded by the coding sequence ATGCCCGAACGACTCCGCGTGTTCGCAGGCGACTGCCGAGTGACCGAGCGCGGCGACCGCTCCCGGACCCACCGGGGGCGCGTCGTCGTCCTGATAAAGCCGGACGACACCACGCTCGTCCACGACGCCGACGGCTACCAGCCGGTCGCGTGGCTCACCCGCCCCGACTCGGTCGTCGTCGAGGGCGACGGCGGCGGGTTCTCCGTCACCGCCCGCGACGGCACCCGACGGCTCCGGGTCGTCGCCGAGGAGGCGACCGCGGGCCGCGCCCTGCCGATCACGGAGGCCGGAATCCCGGTCGGCACCTGCCCCGAGGACGGCGGGCCGCTCGTGCGCTCGCGCGGCGACGTGGTCTGTCTCGACTGCGAGGAGCGGTGGGGGCTCCCGGCGGGCGCGAGCGTCACGGACGCGACCTGCGACGACTGCGGGCTGCCGAAGCTCCGCGTCGAACGCGGCGAGCCGTTCCACCTCTGTCTCGACCCCGCGTGCGACCCGATGGAGGCGGCCGTCAGCGACCGATTTGATCGGGTCTGGGACTGTCCCGACTGCGACGGCGAACTGACGGTCAACTCCGCGCCCGGCCGCGTCTACCTCGGCTGCGAGAACTACCCCGACTGCGAGACGACGTTTTCGATCCCCGCCGGCGTCGTCGTCGACGAGTGCGCCTGCGGGCTCCCCGTCTTCGAGACGGCGACCGGCCGCGACTGTATCGACGGGAGCTGCGAGCGCGGGGCGCGCGCGGCGGGTGAGGAGAAATAG
- a CDS encoding tyrosine--tRNA ligase: protein MDAYERITRNAAEVVTEEEIEALADDPDGKRAYVGYEPSGVLHIGHMLTANKLIDLQEAGFEVTVLLADVHAYLNDKGSFEDIRHTAERMRDQFIAYGLDESNTQFVLGSDFQLDDDYTLDLHALELETTLARAERAMAEITSGDSVKVSQAVYPLMQALDIPYLGVDLAVGGMEQRKVHMLARDVLPSIDREPPTSLHTPLIADLGTGRGKMSSSEGVTISMEDSRADIESKVNDAYCPPTADPEPTDDGEARENPVLQVFEYHVFPRFETVRVERPEEYGGDLAYDDYDALEADLESGELHPADAKGALAEYLDRLIAPGREQLAE from the coding sequence ATGGACGCCTACGAGCGGATCACCCGGAACGCGGCCGAGGTGGTCACCGAGGAGGAGATCGAGGCGCTGGCCGACGACCCCGACGGGAAGCGGGCGTACGTCGGCTACGAGCCCTCGGGAGTCCTCCACATCGGGCACATGCTCACCGCGAACAAGCTCATCGACCTCCAGGAGGCCGGGTTCGAGGTGACGGTGCTGCTCGCCGACGTACACGCCTACCTCAACGACAAGGGGTCGTTCGAGGACATCCGCCACACCGCCGAGCGCATGCGCGACCAGTTCATCGCCTACGGGCTCGACGAGTCGAACACGCAGTTCGTGCTCGGCTCCGACTTCCAGCTCGACGACGACTACACCCTCGATCTGCACGCGCTGGAGCTGGAGACGACGCTCGCGCGGGCCGAGCGCGCCATGGCGGAGATCACCTCCGGGGACTCCGTGAAGGTGTCGCAGGCGGTGTACCCGCTGATGCAGGCGCTCGACATCCCGTACCTCGGCGTCGACCTGGCGGTCGGCGGGATGGAGCAGCGCAAGGTCCACATGCTCGCGCGGGACGTGCTTCCGAGCATCGACCGCGAGCCGCCGACGAGCCTCCACACGCCGCTCATCGCCGACCTGGGCACCGGCCGCGGGAAGATGTCCTCTAGCGAGGGCGTCACCATCTCGATGGAGGACTCCCGCGCGGATATCGAGTCGAAGGTGAACGACGCGTACTGCCCGCCGACCGCCGACCCCGAGCCGACCGACGACGGCGAGGCGCGGGAGAACCCCGTCCTGCAGGTGTTCGAGTACCACGTGTTTCCGCGGTTCGAGACGGTCCGCGTCGAGCGCCCCGAGGAGTACGGCGGCGACTTAGCGTACGACGACTACGACGCGTTGGAGGCCGACCTGGAGTCCGGCGAGCTCCACCCGGCCGACGCGAAGGGCGCGCTCGCCGAGTACCTCGACCGCCTCATCGCGCCGGGACGCGAGCAGCTCGCGGAGTAG
- a CDS encoding DUF460 domain-containing protein has product MTTRTIRARDRPVFGVDVHSGDVRGDDPSYALVILDPVDDDDPDAPDADGPMARVTRDVVSFRKLCRLIDDREPLYVATDNAYELAADKGELVGFLRSLPDGTRLVQVTGAERPEPLSRVASRHGIPYGKEPMKEAEASARLAAANVGHEVTAFTDETTVKVSRGRSTGKGGWSQDRYTRRIHGNVRKRTRQVQSKLEEANLDFERDVTEKYGGYANATFAVEARPEDIPVSNSRAGDVRVEVERERRDGIEYEPLVQRRDRVIVGIDPGTTTAAAVVGLDGTVHALYSSRTADTADVTEWIIEQGRPIIVAADVEPMPETVEKFRRSFDAAGWRPTTDLPVDEKLHRTREASYDNDHERDALAAALYAYDDHEDQFDRIAAKTPPRLDREAVIAGVVAGDASVESVIADLSEDDGGDGGGSGDTDADETDPTEPERTEEEETIRRLRERVERLESHAESLEADLAERDERIAELEGELEEAKREERIEARTRRAVSRLERETDRLERERDEARETVEELEGKVETLKELWRLDHSNFDDVAADQGLVSVKVVEQFTLDALEAADEAYGLVAGDVVYLRDASGAGRRTAERLAETDPRAVIRDGNLADVADQVLFDHDVPVVPVDAVPVREVDELAVASEEQLEAALDDWERRAERRQKAEKQEHLDRIISEHRAGRTLPETEE; this is encoded by the coding sequence GTGACAACCCGGACCATCCGCGCCCGCGACCGGCCGGTGTTCGGCGTCGACGTGCACAGCGGCGACGTTCGCGGCGACGACCCCTCCTACGCCCTCGTCATCTTAGACCCCGTCGACGATGACGACCCGGACGCGCCCGACGCCGACGGCCCGATGGCGCGGGTGACCCGCGACGTGGTGTCGTTCCGGAAGCTCTGCCGGCTGATCGACGACCGCGAGCCCCTCTACGTCGCCACCGACAACGCCTACGAGCTGGCGGCGGACAAGGGCGAGCTCGTGGGGTTCCTCCGGTCGCTGCCCGACGGCACCCGGCTCGTGCAGGTGACCGGCGCGGAGCGGCCGGAGCCGCTCTCGCGGGTCGCCTCCCGCCACGGAATCCCATACGGGAAGGAACCGATGAAGGAGGCCGAGGCGTCGGCCCGGCTGGCCGCGGCGAACGTCGGCCACGAGGTGACCGCGTTCACCGACGAGACGACGGTGAAGGTGTCTCGGGGACGCTCGACCGGGAAGGGCGGGTGGAGTCAGGACCGCTACACCCGCCGGATCCACGGCAACGTCCGGAAGCGGACCCGACAGGTGCAGTCGAAGCTCGAGGAGGCGAACCTGGACTTCGAGCGCGACGTGACCGAGAAGTACGGCGGCTACGCGAACGCGACGTTCGCGGTCGAGGCGCGCCCCGAGGACATCCCCGTGTCGAACTCGCGGGCCGGCGACGTGCGCGTCGAGGTCGAGCGAGAGCGCCGCGACGGGATCGAGTACGAGCCGCTGGTGCAGCGGCGCGATAGGGTGATCGTCGGCATCGACCCGGGGACGACGACCGCTGCGGCCGTCGTGGGACTCGACGGCACCGTGCACGCGCTGTACTCCTCGCGGACCGCCGACACGGCCGACGTGACCGAGTGGATCATCGAGCAGGGCCGCCCGATCATCGTCGCCGCCGACGTGGAGCCGATGCCGGAGACCGTCGAGAAGTTCCGGCGCTCGTTCGACGCCGCCGGGTGGCGGCCGACCACGGACCTCCCCGTCGACGAGAAGCTCCACCGGACCCGCGAGGCGAGCTACGACAACGACCACGAGCGCGACGCGCTGGCGGCGGCCCTGTACGCCTACGACGACCACGAGGATCAGTTCGACCGGATCGCGGCGAAGACGCCGCCGCGGCTCGACCGCGAGGCGGTGATCGCGGGGGTCGTCGCCGGCGACGCTTCCGTGGAGTCCGTCATCGCCGACCTCAGCGAGGACGACGGCGGCGACGGTGGCGGGAGCGGCGACACCGACGCCGACGAGACGGACCCCACGGAGCCCGAGCGCACCGAGGAGGAGGAGACGATCCGCCGGCTCCGCGAGCGCGTCGAGCGGCTGGAGTCGCACGCCGAGTCGCTGGAGGCCGACCTCGCCGAGCGCGACGAGCGGATCGCGGAGCTGGAGGGGGAGCTGGAAGAGGCGAAACGCGAGGAGCGCATCGAGGCGCGCACCCGGCGGGCCGTCTCGCGGCTCGAACGCGAGACCGACCGGCTAGAGCGCGAGCGCGACGAGGCGCGGGAGACCGTCGAGGAGTTAGAGGGGAAAGTGGAGACGCTGAAGGAGCTGTGGCGGCTCGACCACTCCAACTTCGACGACGTGGCCGCGGACCAGGGGCTCGTCAGCGTGAAGGTCGTCGAGCAGTTCACGCTCGACGCGCTGGAGGCCGCCGACGAAGCGTACGGGCTCGTCGCCGGCGACGTCGTCTACCTCCGGGACGCCTCGGGAGCGGGCCGTCGGACCGCCGAGCGGCTCGCCGAGACGGATCCGCGGGCGGTGATCCGTGACGGGAACCTCGCGGACGTCGCCGACCAGGTCCTGTTCGACCACGACGTGCCGGTCGTCCCGGTCGACGCGGTGCCCGTGCGCGAGGTCGACGAGCTGGCGGTCGCAAGCGAGGAGCAGTTGGAGGCCGCCCTCGACGACTGGGAGCGGCGGGCCGAGCGCCGGCAGAAGGCGGAGAAACAGGAGCACCTCGACCGGATCATCTCCGAGCACCGGGCGGGGCGGACGCTCCCCGAGACCGAGGAGTAG
- the panB gene encoding 3-methyl-2-oxobutanoate hydroxymethyltransferase, with protein sequence MTTTRGLRDREAPITMLTAYDAPTAAVVDEAGIDVILVGDSMGNTALGYDSTLPVTLDEVASRTAAVARATEDALVVADMPFLTFGVEESESVRNAGRLVKEANADAVKIESGPHTVSMTRHMTDVGIPVMAHLGLTPQHVNRLGGYTRQGTDQDAAEEIVELAGAHAEAGAFALVLEHVPANLAGAVTEALDIPTIGIGAGPDCDGQVLVINDAIGLGEWSPPFSRQFGDVRGEMADAVAAYREAVESGAFPADEHTHVEEDLEDLY encoded by the coding sequence ATGACCACGACGCGGGGACTCCGGGACCGCGAGGCGCCGATCACGATGCTGACCGCGTACGACGCCCCCACCGCGGCGGTCGTGGACGAGGCCGGGATCGACGTGATCCTCGTCGGCGACAGCATGGGGAACACCGCCTTGGGGTACGACTCCACGCTCCCCGTGACGCTCGACGAGGTCGCGAGCCGGACCGCGGCGGTCGCCCGCGCGACCGAGGACGCGCTCGTCGTCGCCGATATGCCGTTCCTCACCTTCGGCGTCGAGGAGAGCGAATCCGTGCGCAACGCCGGCCGGCTGGTGAAGGAGGCGAACGCCGACGCGGTGAAGATCGAGAGCGGCCCGCACACCGTCTCGATGACCCGGCACATGACCGACGTCGGGATCCCGGTGATGGCCCACCTCGGCCTGACTCCCCAGCACGTCAATCGACTGGGCGGGTACACGCGACAGGGGACCGATCAGGACGCCGCCGAGGAGATCGTCGAACTCGCGGGAGCGCACGCCGAGGCCGGCGCGTTCGCGCTCGTCTTGGAGCACGTCCCGGCGAACCTCGCGGGGGCGGTGACCGAGGCGCTCGACATTCCCACCATCGGCATCGGCGCGGGCCCCGACTGCGACGGGCAAGTGCTCGTGATCAACGACGCGATCGGGCTCGGCGAGTGGTCGCCCCCGTTCTCCCGGCAGTTCGGCGACGTGCGCGGCGAGATGGCCGACGCCGTCGCGGCGTACCGCGAGGCCGTCGAGAGCGGCGCGTTCCCGGCCGACGAGCACACCCACGTCGAGGAGGACCTCGAGGACTTGTACTGA
- a CDS encoding DUF5822 domain-containing protein has product MQPVERAEFEGVDYGWVMQTTFVLTILVGAPVVAVLSAFVTLDSWGARAAFAVRVGAPIWFTTAVAVALYARRTDAGDGGVESAGAEEAGGDGPDDTENEGTREDDHDDIEGEENDDIEGEENDDIEGEENDDTGSEAPEATTGREGDRASRSTGPSKD; this is encoded by the coding sequence GTGCAACCTGTCGAGCGGGCCGAGTTCGAGGGGGTCGACTACGGCTGGGTGATGCAGACGACGTTCGTGCTCACGATCCTCGTCGGCGCCCCGGTCGTCGCGGTCCTCTCCGCGTTCGTCACCCTCGACTCGTGGGGCGCCCGCGCCGCCTTCGCGGTCCGCGTCGGCGCGCCGATCTGGTTTACCACCGCCGTCGCCGTCGCGCTCTACGCGCGCCGGACCGACGCCGGGGACGGGGGCGTCGAGAGCGCCGGGGCCGAGGAGGCCGGAGGAGACGGCCCCGACGACACCGAGAACGAGGGGACGAGAGAGGACGACCACGACGACATCGAGGGCGAGGAGAACGACGACATCGAGGGCGAGGAGAACGACGACATCGAGGGCGAGGAGAACGACGACACCGGGAGCGAGGCTCCCGAGGCGACGACCGGACGGGAGGGCGATCGCGCGTCACGGTCGACCGGGCCGTCAAAGGACTGA
- a CDS encoding HAD-IA family hydrolase, whose translation MTGDPGSDGAASSADGAVPGLAGYDAVVYDLDGTLVELAVDWGTVASSVLDVYAKHAIKPPTEELWGLLEAADEYGIGDPVEEAIALHERAGARDSTLLPLGARLVEGADDRGRTPPAGVCSLNCEEACRIAVEAHGLGDALDTDAIVGRDTVGSHKPEPESLLAAVDRLGAAPEDALFVGDSPRDEAAAERAGVAFAWVADLI comes from the coding sequence ATGACGGGCGATCCCGGATCCGACGGCGCCGCCTCGAGCGCCGACGGCGCCGTTCCCGGCCTCGCGGGCTACGACGCCGTCGTCTACGACCTCGACGGGACTCTCGTCGAGCTCGCGGTCGACTGGGGGACGGTGGCGTCGTCCGTGCTCGACGTGTACGCCAAGCACGCGATCAAGCCGCCGACCGAGGAGCTCTGGGGCCTGCTGGAGGCGGCCGACGAGTACGGGATCGGCGATCCGGTCGAAGAGGCGATCGCGCTCCACGAGCGGGCCGGCGCGCGCGACTCGACGCTGCTCCCGCTCGGAGCGCGGCTGGTCGAGGGGGCCGACGATCGGGGGCGCACGCCGCCGGCCGGCGTCTGCTCGCTCAACTGCGAGGAGGCGTGCCGGATCGCCGTCGAGGCTCACGGCCTCGGCGACGCGCTCGACACGGACGCGATCGTCGGGCGCGACACCGTCGGGTCACACAAGCCGGAGCCGGAGTCGCTGCTCGCGGCGGTCGATCGGCTCGGCGCGGCGCCCGAGGACGCGCTCTTCGTCGGCGACTCGCCGCGCGACGAGGCGGCGGCGGAGCGCGCTGGCGTCGCGTTCGCGTGGGTGGCGGACCTGATCTGA
- a CDS encoding acyl-CoA dehydrogenase family protein, giving the protein MTGARVGSSLTDEQEAIRELVREFAVEELRPGAGEADETESFPEDAWDGLAELGLTGLTAPEAYGGFGADETTYAVVNEELAYGHLAVATALSVHCLATSCIAEFGSETQRERWLPEMAAEGRPVGMFCLSEPHAGSNPAEMSTTAEYDPETDEYVLNGEKQWITNGTRGGVAIVFAKAVDPESEGDDPESDDTERDDDGRGSITQFLVPADVEGFEVGKKEEKLGLRASDTTGISFDDCRVPAENRLTEEGKGLSAAFRTLTGGRIGIAAQAVGVAQAALDEATAYAAEREQFGEPIAEIQTIRHKFAEMATDVSAARLLVREACRQAEAGEDNRVAASKAKYRASEAAMSVTNEAVQIHGGYGYTTDFDVERLYRDAKITEIYEGTTEIQKTIIARGVLGK; this is encoded by the coding sequence ATGACTGGCGCACGCGTCGGCTCGTCGCTCACCGACGAACAGGAGGCGATCCGGGAGCTCGTCCGGGAGTTCGCGGTCGAGGAGCTCCGACCCGGGGCCGGCGAGGCGGACGAGACGGAGTCGTTCCCGGAGGACGCTTGGGACGGGCTCGCGGAGCTGGGGCTGACCGGGCTGACGGCGCCCGAGGCGTACGGCGGCTTCGGCGCCGACGAGACGACCTACGCGGTCGTCAACGAGGAGCTGGCGTACGGCCACCTCGCGGTCGCGACCGCGCTGTCCGTCCACTGCCTCGCCACCTCCTGTATCGCGGAGTTCGGCAGCGAGACCCAACGGGAGCGCTGGCTCCCGGAGATGGCGGCCGAGGGGCGCCCGGTCGGGATGTTCTGTCTCTCCGAACCGCACGCGGGGTCGAATCCGGCGGAGATGTCGACGACCGCCGAGTACGACCCCGAGACCGACGAGTACGTCCTGAACGGCGAGAAGCAGTGGATCACGAACGGGACGCGGGGCGGCGTCGCCATCGTCTTCGCGAAGGCGGTCGACCCCGAGAGCGAGGGGGACGACCCCGAGAGCGACGACACCGAACGAGACGACGACGGCCGCGGGTCGATCACCCAGTTCCTCGTCCCCGCCGACGTCGAGGGGTTCGAAGTCGGGAAGAAGGAGGAGAAGCTCGGGCTCCGCGCCTCCGACACGACCGGAATCAGCTTCGACGACTGTCGGGTCCCGGCCGAGAACCGGCTCACCGAGGAGGGGAAGGGGCTCTCGGCCGCGTTCCGGACGCTGACCGGCGGCCGGATCGGGATCGCGGCACAGGCGGTCGGCGTCGCGCAGGCCGCGCTCGACGAGGCGACGGCGTACGCCGCCGAGCGCGAGCAGTTCGGCGAGCCGATCGCCGAGATCCAGACGATCCGCCACAAGTTCGCGGAGATGGCGACGGACGTCTCCGCGGCCCGCCTGCTCGTCCGCGAGGCGTGCCGGCAGGCCGAGGCGGGCGAGGACAACCGCGTCGCGGCCTCCAAGGCGAAGTACCGCGCCAGCGAGGCGGCGATGTCGGTGACCAACGAGGCCGTCCAGATCCACGGCGGCTACGGCTACACGACCGACTTCGACGTCGAGCGGCTCTACCGCGACGCGAAGATCACGGAGATCTACGAGGGGACCACGGAGATCCAGAAGACGATCATCGCGCGGGGGGTGTTGGGGAAATGA